In Cervus elaphus chromosome 16, mCerEla1.1, whole genome shotgun sequence, a single window of DNA contains:
- the LOC122672982 gene encoding protein Red-like, which produces MLERDSEPFSNPLAPDGHDVDDPHSFHQSKLTNEDFRKLLMTPRAAPTSAPPSKSRHHEMPREYNEDEDPAARRRKKKSYYAKLRQQEIERERELAEKYRDRAKERRDGVNKDYEETELISTTANYRAVGPTAEADKSAAEKRRQLIQESKFLGGDMEHTHLVKGLDFALLQKVRAEIASKEKEEEEMMEKPQKETKKDEDPENKIEFKTRLGRNVYRMLFKSKAYERNELFLPGRMAYVVDLDDEYADTDIPTTLIRSKADCPTMEAQTTLTTNDIVISKLTQILSYLRQGTRNKKLKKKDKGKMEEKKPPEADMNIFEDIGDYVPSTTKTPRDKERERYRERERDRERERDRDRERERERDRERERDREREEEKKRHSYFEKPKVDDEPMDVDKGPGSAKELIKSINEKFAGSAGWEGTESLKKPEDKQQPGDFFGMSNSYAECYPATMDDTAVDSDEEVDYSKMDQGNKKGPLGRWDFDTQEEYSEYMNNKEALPKAAFQYGIKMSEGRKTRRFKETNDKAELDRQWKKISAIIEKRKKMEADGVEVKRPKY; this is translated from the coding sequence ATGCTGGAGCGAGATAGCGAGCCGTTCTCTAACCCCTTGGCTCCAGATGGCCACGATGTGGACGATCCTCACTCCTTCCACCAATCAAAACTCACTAATGAAGACTTCAGGAAACTTCTCATGACCCCAAGGGCTGCACCTACCTCTGCACCACCCTCTAAGTCACGTCACCATGAAATGCCAAGGGAGTACAATGAGGATGAAGATCCAGCTGCacgaaggagaaaaaagaaaagttattatGCCAAGCTTCGCCAACAAGaaattgaaagagagagagaactagcAGAGAAGTACCGGGACCGTGCCAAGGAACGGCGGGATGGCGTGAACAAAGATTATGAGGAAACGGAACTGATTAGCACCACAGCTAACTACAGGGCTGTGGGCCCCACTGCTGAGGCAGACAAATCAGCTGCAGAGAAAAGAAGACAGTTGATCCAGGAGTCTAAATTCTTGGGTGGTGACATGGAACATACCCATTTGGTGAAAGGCTTGGATTTTGCTCTGCTTCAAAAGGTACGAGCTGAAATTGCcagcaaagagaaagaggaggaagaaatgatGGAAAAGCCCCAGAAGGAAACTAAGAAAGATGAGGAtcctgaaaataaaattgaatttaaaacaCGTTTGGGCCGAAATGTTTACCGCATGCTCTTCAAGAGCAAAGCATATGAGCGGAATGAGCTGTTTCTTCCAGGCCGCATGGCCTATGTGGTAGACCTGGATGATGAGTACGCCGACACAGACATCCCCACTACTCTTATCCGCAGCAAAGCTGATTGCCCCACCATGGAGGCCCAGACCACACTGACTACAAATGACATTGTCATCAGTAAGCTCACCCAGATCCTTTCCTATCTGAGGCAGGGTACCCGCAACAAGAAGctcaaaaagaaagataaagggaaaatggaagagaagaaacCCCCGGAAGCTGACATGAATATATTTGAAGATATTGGGGATTATGTGCCCTCCACAAccaagactcctcgagacaaggAGCGGGAGAGATACCGGGAACGGGAGCGTGatcgggagagagagagagaccgtGACAGAGAGCGGGAGCGAGAACGAGACCGAGAGCGGGAGCGGGACCGAGAAcgagaagaagagaagaagaggCACAGCTACTTTGAGAAGCCAAAAGTGGATGATGAGCCCATGGATGTTGACAAAGGACCCGGATCTGCCAAGGAGTTGATCAAGTCCATCAATGAAAAGTTTGCTGGATCTGCTGGCTGGGAAGGCACTGAATCGCTGAAGAAGCCAGAGGACAAGCAGCAGCCGGGAGATTTCTTTGGCATGTCCAATAGCTATGCTGAGTGCTATCCAGCCACGATGGATGACACGGCTGTGGACAGTGATGAGGAGGTGGATTATAGCAAAATGGACCAGGGTAACAAGAAAGGTCCTTTAGGCCGCTGGGACTTTGACACCCAGGAGGAATATAGCGAGTATATGAACAACAAGGAGGCTTTGCCCAAAGCTGCATTCCAGTATGGCATCAAGATGTCTGAAGGGCGGAAAACCAGGCGCTTCAAGGAAACCAATGACAAAGCAGAGCTTGATCGCCAGTGGAAAAAGATTAGTGCGATCattgagaagaggaagaagatggaAGCCGATGGAGTTGAAGTGAAAAGACCAAAATACTAA